One region of Hoeflea sp. 108 genomic DNA includes:
- a CDS encoding glycosyltransferase family 4 protein has protein sequence MRILVAAHNHPALHPGGTEIFAHDLFRAYQRAGHEALFLGATNQVHRQIRPGTSFQGLGDAADEVLLWSGHFDRFYMSQVDLYGVVPDLVELLSDFRPDVVHIHHLLLIGAEFPHIVRRTLPDCRIVMTLHDYYPICHHDGLMVRTSGKELCHTASPDRCHACFKDIPLDRFALRERHLKALLSTVDHFVAPSRFLRQRYVNWELAEDAISVIPNGLPVRPKPIATPDRAGRPTVFGYFGNLNPWKGTTVLLEAARLLIEEGLEFELRVHGGVPFQSEVFVSEVDRLFSETAPTVQRRGPYRREDVAELVAAVDCTVVPSIWWENAPLVIQEAQAQGRPVIASNIGGMAELVEDGVNGLGVSPNDPRALAGAMRRIAEAPELRHRLSGNARQPDDIDTTARRYLELIEAIKPARVQAA, from the coding sequence ATGCGCATCCTTGTAGCGGCGCACAACCATCCGGCCCTCCATCCCGGCGGCACCGAGATCTTCGCGCACGACCTTTTCCGCGCCTACCAGCGAGCCGGTCACGAGGCGCTTTTCCTCGGGGCAACGAACCAGGTTCATCGCCAGATCCGGCCCGGCACGAGCTTCCAGGGGCTCGGCGACGCGGCCGACGAAGTGCTGCTGTGGTCGGGCCATTTCGACCGCTTCTACATGAGCCAGGTCGACCTCTACGGCGTCGTTCCGGACCTGGTGGAACTGCTGTCCGACTTTCGGCCGGATGTGGTGCATATCCATCACCTGCTGCTGATCGGCGCCGAGTTTCCACACATCGTCCGCCGGACGCTGCCGGACTGCCGCATTGTCATGACGCTGCACGACTACTATCCGATCTGCCACCACGACGGCCTGATGGTCCGGACCAGCGGCAAGGAGCTCTGCCACACCGCTAGCCCGGACCGATGCCACGCCTGCTTCAAGGACATTCCGCTCGATCGGTTTGCGTTGCGGGAACGCCATCTTAAGGCGCTGCTGAGCACGGTCGACCACTTCGTCGCGCCAAGCCGCTTCCTGCGGCAGCGCTACGTCAACTGGGAGCTTGCCGAGGACGCCATAAGCGTGATCCCCAACGGCCTGCCGGTCCGACCCAAGCCAATAGCCACGCCAGATCGCGCCGGACGTCCGACGGTATTTGGATATTTCGGCAATCTCAATCCCTGGAAGGGAACGACGGTCCTGCTCGAGGCGGCCCGACTGCTGATCGAAGAAGGCCTCGAATTCGAACTGCGCGTCCATGGCGGCGTCCCGTTTCAGAGCGAAGTCTTTGTCTCGGAGGTCGACCGCCTTTTCAGCGAGACGGCACCGACTGTGCAACGGCGCGGCCCCTATCGGCGGGAGGACGTCGCCGAACTCGTTGCCGCCGTCGATTGCACGGTCGTGCCGTCGATCTGGTGGGAGAATGCGCCGCTGGTAATCCAGGAAGCCCAGGCACAAGGGCGACCGGTCATCGCCAGCAACATCGGCGGCATGGCCGAGCTGGTCGAAGACGGGGTCAACGGCCTGGGGGTTTCGCCCAACGATCCACGCGCGCTCGCTGGCGCCATGCGCCGCATCGCCGAGGCGCCTGAGCTGCGGCACAGGCTTTCGGGGAACGCACGCCAACCCGACGACATCGATACGACCGCCCGGCGCTACCTCGAGCTGATCGAGGCGATCAAGCCGGCGCGTGTCCAAGCAGCATGA
- a CDS encoding UTP--glucose-1-phosphate uridylyltransferase yields the protein MHQKIRKAIIPAAGFGTRMLPATKSIPKELLTIVDRPLLDYIVAEAFASGIEHVVIVTGRMKGAIEDHFDQAFELDVSLRNAGKLPLADRIAQDTPAAGTISFVRQQQARGLGHAVWTARHIIGDEPFAVLLPDMLMVDDKPCLKSMVDLYERHRDNVVAVERCAPEDAHKFGIVSLKPTADGPVVTGLVEKPAPGTAPSNLFISGRYILQPEIFAIIEQQAPGAGGEIQLTDAMLTLLETRNIRPFEFCGHTFDCGVPAGFVTANLHMAAQRADLAPHIGTAVDALYPARRAVA from the coding sequence ATGCACCAGAAAATCCGCAAAGCCATCATTCCTGCCGCCGGTTTCGGAACGCGCATGCTTCCGGCGACCAAGAGCATTCCCAAGGAGTTGCTGACGATCGTCGACCGCCCCCTGCTCGACTACATCGTCGCAGAGGCCTTCGCCTCGGGGATCGAACATGTGGTCATCGTCACCGGGCGCATGAAGGGCGCGATCGAGGACCATTTCGACCAAGCCTTCGAACTCGACGTCAGCCTGCGCAATGCCGGCAAGCTGCCTCTGGCCGACCGGATCGCGCAGGACACACCTGCTGCCGGCACGATCTCCTTCGTGCGGCAGCAGCAGGCGCGGGGTCTCGGCCACGCCGTGTGGACCGCCCGCCACATCATCGGCGACGAGCCCTTCGCGGTGCTTTTGCCCGACATGCTCATGGTCGACGACAAGCCATGCCTGAAATCCATGGTCGATCTCTATGAACGCCATCGTGACAATGTCGTCGCGGTGGAGAGATGCGCGCCCGAGGACGCCCACAAGTTCGGCATCGTCTCGCTCAAGCCCACGGCCGACGGCCCTGTCGTGACCGGGCTCGTGGAAAAGCCGGCTCCTGGCACGGCACCCAGCAATCTCTTCATTTCAGGACGCTACATCCTGCAGCCCGAAATCTTCGCCATCATCGAGCAGCAGGCGCCGGGAGCGGGCGGTGAAATCCAGCTCACCGACGCCATGCTCACACTACTGGAAACCCGCAACATCCGGCCCTTCGAGTTCTGCGGCCACACCTTCGATTGCGGCGTTCCAGCCGGCTTTGTGACCGCCAACCTGCACATGGCGGCACAGCGCGCCGATCTTGCCCCTCATATCGGGACCGCGGTGGATGCGCTCTACCCGGCACGACGCGCGGTTGCGTGA
- a CDS encoding outer membrane beta-barrel protein, with protein MLSANVGEAADLVGQPAVDWNGAYVGISAGYGWLRDVDRQFTPPLRSSGDGVVFGAQVGYLHQFGAFVLGGEAEYTRLDINFEGFPIDVEGAFATKARAGFAFDRLLLTGHAGATYITTNIGLEDWGWVAGLGADYLLSDNIVAGVSWDHMQFNRFDGTLIDGQLDLVKTRLSFKF; from the coding sequence ATGCTTTCAGCCAACGTGGGCGAAGCGGCCGACCTGGTCGGGCAGCCGGCCGTTGACTGGAACGGAGCCTATGTCGGTATCTCGGCCGGCTATGGCTGGCTTCGCGATGTCGACCGTCAGTTTACGCCGCCGCTCCGCTCGTCCGGAGACGGCGTCGTGTTTGGCGCCCAAGTCGGCTATCTCCACCAATTCGGCGCCTTCGTCCTCGGAGGCGAAGCCGAATACACGCGGCTCGACATCAATTTCGAAGGCTTCCCCATCGACGTCGAAGGCGCCTTCGCGACAAAGGCGCGCGCCGGCTTCGCGTTTGATCGCCTGCTGCTGACAGGCCATGCTGGCGCCACCTACATCACCACCAACATCGGCCTGGAGGATTGGGGCTGGGTGGCAGGCCTGGGCGCCGACTACCTGCTGAGCGACAACATCGTCGCCGGCGTGAGCTGGGACCACATGCAGTTCAATCGGTTCGACGGAACGCTGATCGACGGCCAGCTCGATCTCGTGAAGACACGGCTGAGTTTCAAGTTCTGA
- a CDS encoding glycosyltransferase family 4 protein codes for MTEQLRVLVVSHGHPALALGGAEIASHNLHQGLNSLPDVESVYLARVGHPLPRHGASALMSLGPTEDELLFHADDYNHFFLSNGDTEALQRDLVRFVRDARPHVVHFHHVLGLGMEALYAVRDALPRSAILVTFHEYLSICHNHGQMVKRPTGQLCKKASPIACHGCFPEIPASNFLKRERFVRGMLELADAFVSPSVFLAERYAEWGIEADKLSVIENGIAMGEAVPARELPPHSPYRNRFAYFGQLTPFKGVDVLIDAVSRVPENIWGDDACLMIFGGNLERQPPEFQERLKKLIDDAGRRVRFYGAYQNADMPRLMRSVDWVAMPSTWWENSPLVIQEALHHRRPLICSDIGGMAEKVRDGKDGLYFRAGSAQDLADRMAEVLSDPQAWDRLRASMRQPTSHLDCARKHVELYRQLLRRDHGGVSGGRTSLLSQAG; via the coding sequence ATGACCGAGCAGCTTCGGGTCCTTGTCGTCTCGCATGGGCATCCGGCACTTGCGTTGGGTGGCGCCGAGATCGCGTCCCACAACCTGCACCAGGGCCTGAATTCGCTGCCCGACGTAGAGTCCGTCTATCTGGCCCGCGTCGGCCACCCACTTCCCCGACATGGTGCTTCGGCGCTCATGAGCCTTGGCCCGACCGAGGACGAGCTTCTGTTTCATGCCGACGACTACAACCATTTCTTCCTTTCGAATGGCGATACCGAGGCTCTGCAGCGCGACCTCGTGCGCTTCGTTCGCGACGCACGGCCCCATGTGGTCCACTTCCATCATGTGCTGGGCCTCGGGATGGAAGCGCTCTACGCAGTACGCGATGCCCTGCCGCGATCTGCCATCCTGGTGACGTTCCACGAATATCTGTCGATCTGCCACAACCACGGCCAGATGGTTAAACGGCCGACCGGCCAACTCTGCAAAAAAGCATCCCCTATCGCCTGCCACGGATGCTTTCCCGAAATCCCCGCCTCCAATTTCCTCAAGCGCGAGCGGTTCGTGCGCGGAATGCTCGAACTGGCCGACGCCTTCGTTTCCCCCAGCGTGTTTCTGGCCGAGCGTTACGCCGAATGGGGGATCGAGGCAGACAAGCTTTCGGTCATCGAAAATGGGATCGCCATGGGAGAAGCCGTGCCGGCGCGCGAGCTTCCGCCCCATAGCCCCTACCGGAACCGCTTCGCCTATTTCGGACAATTGACGCCGTTCAAGGGCGTCGACGTGCTGATCGACGCGGTCTCGCGGGTGCCCGAGAACATCTGGGGCGACGACGCCTGCCTGATGATCTTCGGCGGCAATCTCGAGCGCCAGCCGCCCGAGTTCCAGGAGCGCCTGAAGAAGCTTATCGACGATGCGGGTCGACGCGTTCGCTTCTACGGCGCCTACCAGAACGCCGACATGCCGCGCCTGATGCGGTCGGTGGATTGGGTCGCAATGCCGTCCACCTGGTGGGAAAACTCGCCGTTGGTCATCCAGGAAGCGCTGCACCACCGCAGGCCCCTCATCTGCTCCGACATTGGCGGCATGGCCGAAAAGGTGCGCGACGGAAAGGACGGGCTGTATTTCCGCGCCGGCAGCGCACAGGATCTCGCCGATCGCATGGCCGAGGTGTTGAGCGATCCGCAGGCCTGGGACCGCTTGCGGGCGTCGATGAGGCAGCCGACGAGCCACCTCGATTGCGCCCGCAAACATGTCGAGCTCTACCGTCAGCTGCTGCGTCGCGATCATGGCGGCGTCTCCGGCGGCCGGACCAGCCTGCTCTCGCAGGCGGGATAG
- a CDS encoding membrane protein translates to MPVGAEKPSAMAEQNNTKPVNGRVDAIDQGCVFGWAFDPAEPNKRLAIRATLDGKTIAEAVADRERPDLRRNGIGDGKHAFEIMLPEPAASRASDLVVMAVSGTGNEQALRVPRPDEQAAGALIAAPLTKVLDRLDVLMAAQRQLQVSQRSFLRTQQVDDTGEAEAVGLADISTAVTSLRTEITQRLSDLDVHLMRLDGVVARMEKTLGGLQKRSNGDLKPLLLLLFVLVGFAAGAAMALMARG, encoded by the coding sequence ATGCCCGTTGGTGCCGAGAAACCAAGCGCTATGGCCGAGCAGAACAACACCAAGCCGGTGAATGGCCGCGTCGACGCCATAGATCAGGGCTGCGTCTTCGGCTGGGCCTTCGATCCCGCCGAGCCGAACAAGCGGCTGGCGATCCGAGCGACGCTTGATGGCAAGACGATTGCCGAAGCGGTCGCCGACCGCGAGCGTCCCGATCTCCGGCGCAACGGCATCGGCGACGGCAAGCATGCCTTCGAAATCATGCTGCCGGAGCCGGCGGCCTCGCGAGCTTCCGACCTCGTCGTCATGGCAGTGAGCGGCACAGGCAACGAGCAGGCGCTGCGCGTCCCCCGCCCCGACGAGCAGGCCGCCGGAGCCCTGATCGCCGCACCGCTCACCAAGGTGCTCGACAGGCTGGACGTCCTGATGGCGGCACAACGGCAGTTGCAGGTCTCCCAGCGTTCCTTCCTGCGCACGCAGCAGGTCGACGACACCGGCGAGGCTGAGGCCGTCGGTCTTGCCGATATCAGCACCGCCGTCACCAGCTTGCGCACCGAAATCACGCAGCGACTGAGCGATCTCGACGTCCACCTGATGCGACTCGACGGCGTGGTGGCCCGGATGGAGAAGACCCTTGGCGGACTGCAGAAGCGATCCAACGGGGACCTGAAGCCGTTGCTGCTGCTGCTTTTCGTGCTGGTGGGTTTTGCAGCGGGCGCCGCCATGGCGCTGATGGCACGGGGCTGA
- a CDS encoding DUF2249 domain-containing protein, with amino-acid sequence MATAETGTIPVVDVRTIPRMERHPRIFAIVDALAPGAMFELASDHDPRPLHYQLEMAFPEQLTWEYLEQGPEVWRVEIGRKDGSGCDCCCGSGR; translated from the coding sequence ATGGCAACTGCCGAAACCGGAACCATCCCTGTCGTCGATGTCAGGACCATTCCCCGGATGGAGCGCCACCCCAGGATTTTCGCTATCGTCGACGCACTGGCCCCCGGCGCGATGTTCGAGCTTGCCAGCGACCACGACCCGCGACCTCTGCACTACCAGCTCGAAATGGCGTTTCCGGAACAACTGACTTGGGAGTATCTGGAACAGGGGCCAGAGGTCTGGCGTGTAGAGATCGGCCGCAAGGACGGTTCCGGCTGCGATTGCTGCTGCGGCAGCGGCCGCTGA
- a CDS encoding pyridoxal phosphate-dependent aminotransferase family protein: MARAENFFSWQDLRRQHGLWPYARSTSSAPRPRSDIRTDAGEASSGVNFASQDYLSLSSHPRIKAAARDAIDAYGVHSAGSAALLGNTAYSLQLSQALSEFVGGREVVLYPTGWAAGYGAIQGFVRADDHVVMDLLAHSCLQAGASAATGNVHYFRHLDQNALVRKLANIRATDTQNGILVATESLFSMHSETPDLRALRNICDAYGASLLVDCAHDFGCMSEDGLGHIGAQEMLGDIDIVIGSFSKTFASNGGFVAVKTRAAAEYLRYYSAPHTFSNALSPVQAATIMEALAIIRSDEGKELRRKLRDNVIHLRQAMARSGREVLGEPSPIVPVRVGGEGLGRLASKYLSLYGGIANLVEFPAVPLGQSRFRFQVMAAHSADDIETMVAVFNRAMDSAATELEQIQRETDTC, from the coding sequence ATGGCGCGCGCAGAGAACTTTTTCAGCTGGCAGGATCTCCGACGTCAGCATGGCCTGTGGCCATATGCCCGATCTACCTCATCTGCACCCCGGCCGCGATCGGACATCCGCACGGACGCTGGCGAGGCCAGCTCGGGCGTCAATTTCGCGTCGCAGGACTATCTCAGCCTGTCCTCCCATCCCAGGATCAAGGCAGCGGCACGGGACGCGATCGACGCTTACGGCGTCCACAGCGCAGGCTCCGCTGCCCTGCTCGGCAACACTGCCTACTCACTGCAATTGTCGCAAGCCCTTTCGGAATTCGTCGGTGGCCGCGAGGTCGTGCTCTATCCGACTGGATGGGCTGCCGGATATGGCGCCATCCAGGGTTTCGTCCGTGCGGACGATCATGTCGTGATGGATCTTCTGGCGCATTCCTGCCTCCAGGCCGGAGCATCCGCCGCCACCGGGAACGTGCATTACTTCCGGCATCTCGACCAGAATGCGCTGGTCCGCAAGCTGGCGAATATTCGCGCGACGGACACGCAAAACGGCATCCTGGTCGCGACAGAAAGCCTGTTTTCAATGCATTCGGAAACGCCTGATCTCAGGGCGCTTCGGAATATCTGTGATGCCTACGGGGCAAGCCTGCTGGTCGACTGCGCGCATGATTTCGGCTGCATGAGCGAGGATGGCCTTGGCCATATCGGCGCGCAGGAGATGCTCGGCGACATAGACATAGTCATCGGCAGCTTCTCCAAGACCTTTGCCTCCAACGGCGGCTTCGTGGCGGTCAAAACGCGGGCGGCGGCCGAATATCTGAGATATTACAGTGCCCCGCATACCTTCTCCAATGCCCTGTCGCCGGTTCAGGCGGCCACGATCATGGAAGCGCTTGCTATCATCCGGTCGGACGAAGGCAAGGAGCTGCGGCGCAAGCTCCGGGACAACGTAATCCATCTGCGCCAAGCCATGGCACGCTCCGGCCGCGAGGTGCTGGGGGAGCCTTCTCCCATTGTGCCGGTACGCGTCGGCGGCGAAGGCTTGGGACGGCTGGCCTCGAAATACCTCTCCCTATACGGCGGAATTGCCAATCTGGTGGAGTTTCCGGCCGTCCCGTTGGGGCAGTCACGCTTTCGCTTCCAGGTCATGGCGGCCCATTCGGCCGATGACATCGAGACCATGGTCGCTGTCTTCAACCGCGCGATGGACAGTGCGGCGACAGAGCTGGAGCAGATACAGCGCGAAACCGACACCTGCTAA
- the hemN gene encoding oxygen-independent coproporphyrinogen III oxidase — MSESILEKYGEARLPRYTSYPTAPRFSPAIASGSYGDWLEQLPANDPVSLYLHIPFCRSMCWYCGCHTTITRQDRPILDYLTVLRDEIRIVARRIPHHLPAGEVHFGGGTPTIISPVEFLSLMDLLRDCYGFSDRTRVAIEIDPRRLSPEMARTLGEAGVTRASLGVQSFDPVVQKAINRIQTQRQTADATDNLRRSGVGSINFDLIYGLPHQTVQSCIDTAKAAIAMLPDRFAVFGYAHIPSFKKHQRMIDEAALPDSAARNAQSEAIAATLAAAGYRQIGLDHFALPDDDLVKVQGAGRLRRNFQGYTTDNCETLIGFGASAIGRMKDGYVQNEVAPGLYAQHIVSGQLATAKGYRLTGEDALRAEIIERLMCDFRANVGAICRTHGVDPSELLAGNGRLKELAEDRVATIADGVVHVSLEHRFVVRAVAAAFDAYFDQSMRTHSKAA, encoded by the coding sequence ATGTCCGAATCCATACTGGAGAAATATGGCGAGGCGCGCCTGCCCCGCTACACGAGCTATCCAACGGCGCCGCGTTTTTCGCCGGCAATCGCGTCCGGCTCGTATGGTGACTGGCTCGAGCAGTTGCCGGCAAATGACCCGGTATCGCTCTACCTGCACATTCCGTTCTGCCGATCGATGTGCTGGTATTGCGGCTGCCATACGACGATCACCAGGCAGGATCGCCCGATCCTCGACTACCTCACCGTGCTGCGCGACGAGATTCGAATTGTGGCCAGGCGCATTCCCCATCATCTGCCTGCCGGCGAGGTGCATTTTGGCGGCGGCACGCCGACTATCATCTCGCCGGTGGAATTCCTGTCGCTTATGGACCTGCTGCGCGACTGCTACGGTTTTTCGGACCGCACCCGCGTTGCCATTGAGATCGACCCGCGCCGCCTTTCACCCGAAATGGCCCGAACTCTGGGAGAAGCGGGCGTCACCCGTGCCAGCCTCGGGGTCCAGAGTTTCGATCCGGTAGTGCAGAAAGCAATCAATCGCATCCAGACGCAGAGGCAGACGGCTGATGCGACCGACAACCTGCGCCGATCAGGCGTCGGCAGCATCAATTTCGACCTGATCTATGGTCTGCCGCACCAGACCGTGCAGTCCTGCATCGACACGGCCAAGGCAGCCATCGCTATGCTCCCCGACCGCTTTGCGGTGTTCGGCTATGCCCACATACCCTCATTCAAGAAGCACCAACGCATGATAGACGAGGCCGCCTTGCCCGACAGTGCTGCCCGCAACGCACAGTCTGAGGCGATCGCCGCGACGCTGGCCGCCGCCGGCTACCGGCAGATAGGCCTGGACCATTTCGCCTTGCCCGACGACGACCTCGTCAAGGTGCAGGGAGCCGGAAGGCTCCGTCGCAACTTCCAGGGCTATACGACCGACAACTGCGAAACGCTGATCGGCTTCGGTGCGTCCGCGATCGGCCGCATGAAGGACGGCTACGTGCAGAACGAGGTGGCACCTGGCCTCTATGCCCAACACATCGTTTCAGGACAGCTGGCTACCGCAAAGGGATATCGCTTGACCGGCGAAGACGCGTTGCGGGCCGAGATCATTGAGCGACTGATGTGCGATTTCAGGGCCAATGTCGGTGCGATCTGCCGTACGCATGGCGTCGACCCTTCGGAGTTGCTTGCCGGCAATGGCAGGCTGAAGGAGCTGGCCGAGGACCGGGTGGCGACGATTGCCGATGGAGTGGTGCATGTCAGCCTCGAGCACCGCTTCGTCGTCCGTGCGGTTGCCGCGGCCTTCGACGCCTATTTCGATCAGTCAATGCGCACGCACAGCAAGGCAGCCTGA